The sequence below is a genomic window from Gouania willdenowi chromosome 12, fGouWil2.1, whole genome shotgun sequence.
GGTTTGTCCTGGAGCTTCTGCACAAAATGTTCTTCACACATTCACTGATACGAGCACTGGGAGATGTTTGTGATTAACTGGGCTTTTATCACACGTCACGCTGACATCTAAAGATCATCTAAAGATCATCTAAAGATCATCTAAAGATCATCTAAAGATCATCTAAAGATCATCTAAAGATCATCTAAAGATCTGTTTGAGGCCTTCACATCAAAGGCAGTGAATCCTTTGAGTCTGTCCAttataaagacacacacacacacacacacacacacacacacacacacacacacacacacagctctacATCACAGCTGATCAAaagcttttaaatacattttcaatcattTACTCTTACACAGACGTGTAGaacatgttcatatcagatgtGATACGTTGATTGTAATTCCATCATTGTTCTTATGTTATAGTGCAAAATAATAAACTGCTTTAACTCTATCAataaatcactgtgtaaatgttAATCAATATATCAGCTCATTGAtgggatttgaaaaacacattgtttttgtttgtgtaacTTCATGAGGTCTTTatataaatatcattttaattgtaacaagtgtgtgttttatttaatacaagtgtgtgttttatttaatacaagtgtgtgttttatttaatacaagtgtgtgttttatttaattcaagtgtgtgttttatttaatacgtgtgtgtgttttatttaatacaagtgtgtgttttatttaattcaaatgtgtgttttatttaatacaagtgtgtgttttatttaatacgtgtgtgtgttttatttaatacgtgtgtgtgttttatttaatacgTGTGTGTTCTCAGGAAATCCAGCCCTGACGTGTCAGATCAGATCCTACAGGAGGTGGAGCATAAGATCCAGTCGTACCCGTTTAAATACCAGGGGGCGTCTATCCTGAGTGGGCAGGAGGAGGGGGTGTTTGGATGGGTCACCGTCAACTACCTGTTAGAGAACTTCATTAAGGTAATGGACCATGAGCAAGGCATCTGTAGTCCATACTTCTACCTGTAGGAGGCAGTGTACAGCACTGTGTACACTTCAAAAGCAGTCATTTTACtcttttaagtacattttaaaacaagtatAAAGTAAATCGTTACATTTCTAACTcaactgttttaaaatgatcaacagatattgtgaaactacaaaaaatgaaatgattagaaaacaatcaaatgcatcacatcatagcgaccaatcagattaaacgtaatggtAGCTTGTGTTTctgcctttttaagtttctatatgagatgtttactgtatgcaagggacccgtaccaagatttattaccaatgaaagtaacttgtaacttttactttaagtactattgAATTGATCTACTTTGTACGTGTAGTTGAGTAGATATATGAGTACTCTGTGTGTTTATAGTACAGTTTCACAGGTCACTGGTTCAGACCTAAGAAGCCCACCATGGGGGCTCTGGACTTTGGTGGAGCTTCTACTCAGATTACTTTCAGCACTGATCAGAACATGGAGGAACCAGAGAACGTGATGAAACTCCGTCTCTATGGATACAACTacacactgtacacacacagctacCTGTGCTACGGACAGGACCAGGTACTGAAGAGGCTGCTGGTCCACATCTACAAGGTACCACCATCACTATGGTAACAGAACGTGTACCTGGTCCGTTCTCATGGTTCTATGTGTGTGTCAGTCCCAGAGTCCCTCAGAGACCCTCACCCACCCCTGTTACCCTGTGGGTTACAGTCTGCAGATAAAGCTCAACACCATCTTTAACTCTCCATGTACCGCTAAGCTAGCACCTAGCACTAGCGGCTACGACCCACACGGCTCAGTGATGGTTCTAGGAGGAGGACATTATGAGTTCTGTGTGGGGAACGTGTCCCAGATGTTCTCCTTCAACAGCTGCTCTTATTCACGATGTTCCTTTGACAACGTTTTCCAGCCCAACGTCAGCGGGAGCTTCATGGTGAGAATAGAGATAGAACGTTTACACACACATGTTCAGTTTGAGCAGATAATAAAGAACATCAGGGCTAGGATTGTTCACCTGGAACATCTGTGTAGTTTATCTGTGTGAACACTTAAAccaagtctagagcggatcaagcTAAACACATCATTGATCACTGCCATTCTCTCATAAACCTATAAACAATGAATCCACAAATGTCACAACTTTAAAACTTTAACACTAAAAAAGCTTTTGAAGCTGCAACGTTTTTGGCTTATTTAATTCCAaacaatatgattaaaaataaaataggttttTGTAGATAAGTCTAAAGGTGCTATCAAAAAATGACaattctctttttgtttttgttccaccTTGTATTGAAAAGTTAGAATTTATTGATTGAAACAATTCCCCCTCCCCCACTCTGAAaaggcaaataataataataaaaaaaaatcaaaacttttTATATCctctataatatataatataatgtttcttacccttccttagggagggctacTGATGtttacaattatgcaataaaatacattcttttttgtaattgaaataacaaaacatgctttGCTGTCTTATAAAGATTGCACTTCATCTAGTGTTGACCTTCCacatcatgtgcagacaaagtaaacaagttctgatgaactacagaCGGACCCGCGGAACGTCTTTATAACACGTCCCacattcccgagaattcagtgaaatgacttgaTTCCAtcgagtaaaacaaattaaattgtgtgacatagagaaacaaacaaacgctGGGTCGTTATGTTGGTGCAGATGGAGGTGGTGAGTCTCTGTCTACATCAAGTTTTATAAATGCGCTTTGAAGATTCACAGCAAAGCTCTTTCATTTGGATCGAGGAACGAACTTTGTTGCAAAGAACTTGGCATAACACCAGAAGATGCAGAGCTTCAGTCTTACCTCAAAGACCACGGTTGTACTTGGGACTTCAATCTCATGATAGGAATTTCTCGGCGTAGATTAGATGTTGCTCAAGGTGCATTCGCCTCATCTGTCGCACAAAGTCACGCTGATAGCAGAGGTCACTGCCATAACAAATGCTCTGCCAATAGTTCCTGTGTCATCAGATCCAAACACGCCCACCTTACTCACTCCTGCTATGGTTTTAATGCAGAAGGTTGACGGTGTGTCTGTACCTTCAGGAGACTAAGGCCTTAAGGATATCTACTGCTGTCAGTGGAAGCAAGTTCAAGGCCTTGCTGATTTATTTTGGAGACGATGTCGTCAAGAATACCTGACAACACTCCAGCCAAGGAGGAAATTGCAGAAAGACCATCCTAGCCTATCCTAATGGATAGCCAGGCCAAACAGAATGAATGGTCTACAGGACTTATAGTAAATACTTTTCCGGGCGAAGACAACAGAGTCCGTAAAGTGGAAGTGAGAGTCGTTAAAGGTGGCTCCCCCAGGGTGTATTCAAGACCCACCGTAGACGTTGTGCTGCGACTCAAAGAGACATAGTGGAACATTACGCCAGGCAGGGAGTGTGCTGCCCTCTTAACAGTGTTGTACTTTACTGACTGTGCTGTTTGTCCTTGTAGACTTGCCGTAGTTTCATTTTCCAAAGAAGCAGGCCTTGAAgcaagttgttgtttttatttttcttcactgAACCCTAAAGACCATATGTCTGTAAGTAATGAGATGGTCTGCTGCAAACGTTCATAGTTGTGTGGAAAACTTTAAAAAACGTGAGTGATGCTAACGCGTTAGCCAGTCAATGGCGTTTTCTATGTTAAGTTAGCATTGAGCTAATTGCTAGATATCTGTAGTGGTTAATCCATGATCATTTCAGCACATATTAAAGTTTACTTGTGTTGTACATAATAAGTAATGACTCAGTGTTTATGTGAAAGAAAGagtcaaaatacattacaaatatgtaacatcttattttatttgtgtgttgtagtttcACAGTGCTTCTAACAGTAAACATCTTAACCGTACCTGCTGACTCCTGGATGTTTATTAAGGAACCTGTTTAGCTATCTGCCAAGCTACAAATCAGCTCTACATCCTAGTGAGGGCAGAATAATGGAGGAATAGTCATTTCCCTggtgcccccgtggcacatacagagtaatgggccccattcatatgttggtatgtgtcaatgattcagtaACACCAAtattgactcacaaataaatgagaaaacaactttaatggaaattgccttaAAATCAAATCgcgcccctaatcaaattgtgcgaggcataatcgtaacctacgttgaattacctttgaaaatgCACTTCGTTCTAATGAGAATTAACGAAGGAAATGGGGCTCCCGGGGTctccctggcgcccccgtgacacgtacgggataatgggccccatttataaaTTGatatatttgactcgcaaataaatgactttggttttttttttgggctccTAGCGTCGATGTgcacacatccatagattatagctaccacgTTTCAGCTCAAtctgttcacaaataacagatcagtagtgattttaactagtgtacacagcagcaacagcagcaacaacagcaacagcaacagcaacagcaacagcagcaacaaagtGAGAGCGTTTTGAGTccagtagaaaaataaaaattaaaaaaataaaataggaataaatatataaactaaAAAATCATGAAGAAACGAATATAAATACGtggatatattaaaaaaaaactacaaaatgaaataataataatagaataataaaaataataataacatttgaTTAAGGCAATAATAGGCTACATAGATAATTGTGACGTTTACAAAAaggaaaacactaataataggaaataaagtaGACttagattaaaattaaaataaaatagagtaACGTTAGATTCATTAAGGCGACTCATGAAGATATAAAGGAAAGCACACACTTGCTAAATGAATCTATTAGGTCACGTCTGAAACGTTGTGTTTTACAGTCACACAGGTTCACACTGTGTCTGGTTTATCTCTGTGTGATCACATGACTGATGTCTAGAGCTGTGTTCTGATGATGGTTCTGGTTCCAGGCGTTCTCTGCCTTCTTCTACGTCCACTCGTTCCTGCAGCGTCTCACAGACATCACGGTGAACTCTCCTTCTCTGCTGGAGGAAGCTTCTAGAAGACTGTGTAGCATGAACTACAGCCAAGTAAACCTCCTCGACCTCTATCTGTGTCAGCGTTATTTAAGATCTGTTCTCTGACCTTTGGAGATGGTTTCAGATGCTGCTGCTGGCTGAGGATGAGAAGCGCCGCCTCCAGAACTATTGCCCCTCCTCCGTGTTCATCACACTGCTCACACTCAACGGATACGGCTTTGACCACGCCTCCTTCCCACGGATATCCTTCCAGAAGAAGGTGATGACTAGGGCTGGGCCATGTATACACATTCAAGATATAttcagttttctattttggcgattt
It includes:
- the LOC114473763 gene encoding ectonucleoside triphosphate diphosphohydrolase 2-like isoform X1, with protein sequence MALLIPAVLLLLGLVSILLITITTEDVKKVPVFIYGIVLDAGSSHTALYIYKWLSDKQNGTGVVTQHSECHVKGGGISSYVGQQGAAGRSLEACLNQAVDDIPKETHTHTPVYLGATAGMRLLQKSSPDVSDQILQEVEHKIQSYPFKYQGASILSGQEEGVFGWVTVNYLLENFIKYSFTGHWFRPKKPTMGALDFGGASTQITFSTDQNMEEPENVMKLRLYGYNYTLYTHSYLCYGQDQVLKRLLVHIYKSQSPSETLTHPCYPVGYSLQIKLNTIFNSPCTAKLAPSTSGYDPHGSVMVLGGGHYEFCVGNVSQMFSFNSCSYSRCSFDNVFQPNVSGSFMAFSAFFYVHSFLQRLTDITVNSPSLLEEASRRLCSMNYSQMLLLAEDEKRRLQNYCPSSVFITLLTLNGYGFDHASFPRISFQKKAGDTSVGWALGYMLSLSNQLPAETLGVRKALTPGAWWTLLFLFIFLVMGVFFFVFHQARNKRTKGSCESESQL
- the LOC114473763 gene encoding ectonucleoside triphosphate diphosphohydrolase 2-like isoform X2; this encodes MALLIPAVLLLLGLVSILLITITTEDVKKVPVFIYGIVLDAGSSHTALYIYKWLSDKQNGTGVVTQHSGGISSYVGQQGAAGRSLEACLNQAVDDIPKETHTHTPVYLGATAGMRLLQKSSPDVSDQILQEVEHKIQSYPFKYQGASILSGQEEGVFGWVTVNYLLENFIKYSFTGHWFRPKKPTMGALDFGGASTQITFSTDQNMEEPENVMKLRLYGYNYTLYTHSYLCYGQDQVLKRLLVHIYKSQSPSETLTHPCYPVGYSLQIKLNTIFNSPCTAKLAPSTSGYDPHGSVMVLGGGHYEFCVGNVSQMFSFNSCSYSRCSFDNVFQPNVSGSFMAFSAFFYVHSFLQRLTDITVNSPSLLEEASRRLCSMNYSQMLLLAEDEKRRLQNYCPSSVFITLLTLNGYGFDHASFPRISFQKKAGDTSVGWALGYMLSLSNQLPAETLGVRKALTPGAWWTLLFLFIFLVMGVFFFVFHQARNKRTKGSCESESQL